From the genome of Oryza glaberrima chromosome 1, OglaRS2, whole genome shotgun sequence:
TGGCATCGcatgttttctttatcttttatCGTTACCTATcataaagatgtttttgctaaGTATTTTCGTACGTCGTCCAATTTCCTCCCCGTACGcgttttttgtgatttttccgCGCTATTTTCCAGTCCGATTCCCTCCCGTCTCCCACCCACACTGGTATCACGTAAGACAGATATTGCACAAATTCAATATCGATACAAAATCCAATCGGACATAGAAtctagaagaaaagaaaacaaacgagaagattccattttcttcattgagtacaaaataaaaataatcttaCAAAGGAGAGAGACGGAGAAAGACATGGAAAACGAGACAGCGATAGAGATAAGATTGTTTTACCAGACAAACAGTCCCGATATTTTCTCTCCTTAGTAAGGTACGAGCttctgttttaaaaaaaaaaactacgacCTAGAGATGCTAATCCATTGAATTGAATTCCGCTGAAAAAATACAGTGGGTTGACTTAGTGTTGTTTTCTTTAATTATTACTAAAAAaacgtgcgttgcaatgggtgaaaactattttaatcttattattgttacatggtttagttaagatgaaattcaccgtgaaaattcgcttggatatatatatttttaaaaaaacatgaactACAGTTAGGAGTCCATTCGTCtaaagttagcatgcgagttttcttatacgactcattTTATATTTCCAACAAACGAACGAAtctaaaaaccgactcaaatacacatatgtatttccaaaagctaacaaacttaaaaaccgactcatacacggataacgtaccaaaatacctgcaaaaacatcttcaacttttataatagtctGTTTCAATGAGCGTGACGACTATGATAGCACAAACTTATTGGAAAGGAATGAATATATAACAATGTAtaggataaaaaaatatttttactcgtTGTAacacacgggtattttttctagtaattaactaaaatacaaattttttaagtagctAGGTGTTTAAATTAATTGAAAAGTAAAGGAAGTgtaggaaatattttttttgcgggggtgtaggaaataaaattgatatggctggatttattttttgttaaattctccatagttaattatactctttgaaattttattgaaattttcagagcttaattgctgtttttaataatacaaacatcatttcagcatttatttaaatgaaaatctaaataaaatccTCATTACAACTGGGCCATTTTCAGCCCATGGCCTCCCTTAGCCCACAGCCGAGCCGGCCCGCTTTCATCCCTTATTCTCCAATCCGCCTCAGCCCGCAAACACGTCTCTGACCCAACAAGCAACAGAAGTCTAATTACCCTCCCCCTCGTCATCTCACTGTCACATGGGCCCAGCGCTACAGTACCGTCCCCTTCCTCCGTCCAGTTTCTCATCTTCCGGACGCTTCCTGATGTCGCCGCATCCATGAAATCCGGCCAcatttttaaagataatatgaaattgattgaggggtttCAATCTTTAtatcctcctctttctctttttccaaGAATCAAAGCAAAACCGCTTCATATCTAGGTAAGAATAGAGCCCTATCCAAATCCTATCATCTCTACTGTAATCTTTTTCCGCGCTAACTATCGGAGACGGACTAACGCACACACGCACGAGAGTGGAAGAGGGAATCGCAAGATTGACGGACGAAAATAAGTGTGACGAAAGAAAATTtatgaatcttttaattagttaagattaagatttttttagTGCTGACATCAAAATCACCATAACTATTCTACTACTCCGTATTAtagaaattgaagatgattttGCCAGTGCTTTGGTACACCAtatgtgtatgagtcggttttaacGGTATTGAAAAATAcagttcattcgcttttggaaatatagatccgtatttgagtcaggttttaatttcgttcgcttttagaCATACATAAGGAGTCATataaaaaatcttttaaaaaaaactcgtatACTAAGTTGACATAATTTAAtctctttaaaagaaaaacctGCATATTAACTTgatatgattttctagaaatatatatatatatatcaggcGAATTCTCGCGGTACGCTGAAACGGCGATATATTCAAGCGGTTGAAAAGGTAGCTGGGCTGCAAAATACTATCCCTTGGGAAAAGCCCATAAGCTGGTGTTTGGGTCTTGAACAGGATTGATACAACAGATATGTCCATAACAAGAGCTATTCAACACTAATCAACCGTGATAGCCTTTCCATTAACAAGCCCTAACCCTTGCcgtcatttttttctaaaaaaaaaaaagaaaagaaaactcgCCGTCACGATTCGGAACGTCCATCCTTCCCTCCGCCGATGCAACAACCAACCGCGATGTCGTCGtggtcgcagccgccgccgccgccgccggtgcaacTCAGCATGCAGTTCCTCCCTCCCCAGCcggagccggccgccgccgcgcgcacgtCCATCTGCTGCACCTGCGGCGTCCCCATGGCGCCCAACGCGGCCAACACGTGCGCCCTCTGCATCCGCTCGCGCGTCGACATCGCGGCGGGGGTGCCGCGTCACGCCGACGTGGTGCACTGCCCGTATTGCTCCTCCTACCTCCAATCTCCGCGGCTCTggctccgcgccgcgccggagtCGCCGGAGCTCATGAggttcctcctccgccgcgtcgaCCGCCACATCgcccgcctcggcgtcgccctcgccgccgcggagtTCGTCTTCACCGAGCCCCACTCGAGGCTCCTcatgctccgcctccgcctccgcggcgagGTCCTccacggcagcagcggcggcgtcacGCTGGAGCAGGGCCACGTCGTGGAGTTCGCCGTCCACTACCGCCTCTGCGACGCGTGCGCCATGACGAGAGCGCGGGCTGAGCCCCCCGACCAGTGCGGCTAGACCGCCGTCGTGCAGGTGCGGCAGCGCGCGTCGCACCGCCGCACGCTGCTCCACCTCGAGCAGCAGGTCGTCgcccacggcgccgccggcgacgccctccgcgtcggcgcggcgcgcggcggcggcggtctcgaCTTCTTCTTCGCGTCGCGCTCCCGCGCCGCCCACCTCGTCGACCTCGTCACCTCGCTGTCGCCCGCCCGCGTCGTCGCGTCCAAGCAGCTCGCCTCGGCCTCGCACGACACGAGGCACACCTTCGCCGTGGAGCTCTGCCCGGTGTGCCGCGACgacctcgtcttcctccccaAGGAGGCGTCCCGCGACCTCGGCGGCCTCGGCCCCATCGTCCTCTGCGTCAAGGTCACCAACGCGCTCGCGCTGCTCGACACCACCACGCTCCGCGTCGTCCACCTCGGCATCAAGGAGTACGACAGGTGCAGGCTCGAGCCCGTGCTCACCAGCCGGCAGCTCGTCGAGTACGTCGTTCTCGACGTCGACCAcgagccggccgccggcgacggcgtcgcgtACGCGCAGGTCGCGCGCGCGTCGGACCTGGGCAAGAACAACACCATCTTCACCGTGAGGACGCACCTCGGCCACGTCCTGAACGCCGGCGACCACGCACTCGGGTACGACCTCTACGGCGCCAACGTGAACAACCATGACGTCGAGAGCCATGGCTGCCGGATGCAGTGCTTGTCAAGAAGATCTACGAGAAGGGTAGTCGTAGGAAGCTGCAGGATGGTGGCGGCTGGAAGCGAGACGGCGATGAGATGGAAGAGATCGCCATGGGAATCGGGTGCATTGATCTGAACCCACCTGACGAGAAGGAGCTTGATGAGTTGCTCGAGGACCTCACGATTTGAGGATACTACTGCTACatctacatacatatatagttgCGTTTATTTTCTACTAGCAATTGGAAGGTCCTTTTGCCTTTGTGAACGACTATTAACTTTCACATTTCGGAAATAAATAGAATCATATCTGAAATCTCAATTACTTCAGATAATGTTACTGAATTggcaagtatatatatatatatatatatatatatatatatatatatatatatatatatatatatatatatatatatatatatatatatagtgcagGTTGCAAGTGCAAAGAGAGATTCAGATGAGTGAATGTGCCGTGAAATTGCTACTAGATTGAATGCATTGTTAGCAGATTGCCACAAATGTTTTGCAAGATGTCGCATGGTTATATTGGTTGattaaattaagaaaattttatttcctaataagccgttttggttTATTAGGAAATATGGCCAACTGATGAAGCTTAAAGTGATAAATAACCAACCAAAAAGATATGATGGGTCCGATATATCAAGATTATCCTTATGTACAGAGTACACTCATGGTGAGAATTGGAATGTGTTCAATTAAAATGGATATGAAGCATTTTCAAAGGAGGCAGTAGGGTTTGcatgtgttcataggggtgagtgcgcgtgcgttatGAGTGTCTgcattgtactgtgtaattcttaaaaaaaaaaaggaggcaaACTCTGATAAACCACTTACTGGAAAAACTGATATATCAAGATTATCCTTATATACACTCACGGTGAGGACGCATCCGATTTAGATGTGCAACCAGAATTAATTCATTTGTTAATGCACTCCCGCTACATATAAACGTCATGTTAGCTTTCACGCTATTTTCACTCTTAGCTAGTTGGATTTCTCGCGCAATTATAACAGGGCTATGTAATTTAACATAATAATGTTTGCTTGTTTACATACAACTTTACCAATCAATCTTCATCTTTAtaacctatatatatacctatgaTGATCAAATTGtgctattatttttctttttcttcaataAACATGGTAATATCTTAGGAACTTGGACTAAAACATGGCTCCATCAccctattttaataatataatcaaTAACTAGATagatacttatttttttaacgtTGGATTTACTCCAAAACACATTGTATGTAAGGTTTTGGGGGTTGGAATAGAAGGTGAGTAGGGATGTGTTTAAGAGGATGGCATGGCGCGTACCACTTGCAACATGCATGACGTAGGTGGGTAGTGGAAGTGGTTGGGTATCGCTTAGCGCAAGGCAACAATAGTCGACTTATTAGGTAGTTATGAGTAATAGTGACTTATATAGCGGCGTAGACTGTAGAGAGAAAACCTTATCGAAACCGGAAAAACAACTAGTGTGATGGTATAGCATGATAAGTCGACAATACGTAGGAAAGGTACAGTGAAAGAGATGCGGGTGACGGCAGCTCTTTGGCAACGTAAGCGGCACCATGTGTAGGTATATATAAAATGGTGAGATTGAAgaaggggatttttttttttaagaaaactgggTTTAATTTGGAGCAGCAGTGATTGAACGATGATGGGCCTGAGATTTTTCTGATTTTCTTTCCTCAAGATAATATGGGCCTAGCCCATGTATACCATTAAAATGGAACGTtggtggctagggtttcgagGAAAAGATGGTGTCGTGAAAGAGAGAACGTCCGTCTGATGTTGATCCAACGGCTGCAAATTAGAGTGGGTGATCACTGAACATGCCAGTTATAACCAAGACAAACCTCTTTAAATTTCAGCGACGCGCTCAAACACTCACCTGCGCCGCAAAATTTTCAGACACGATCTCGATATCGTGtctgccatggcggcggcgcctgacTGGTCCATGCTCCCCTCCGACCCCATCATCCGCATCGGCGactgcctcctcgccgccgacgacttcGACTGCTACGACAACCTTCGCCTCGTCTGCCGCATGTGGCGCTCCGGCACCGACGACCCGAGGACGGCTGACTTCGAGGACGCCCGCTTCCTCCCCAAGAAGCTGGCCATGCTCGAGCTCGACGTCAACCCCGGagaccaccgcgccgccgccgtcgccacgttCGTCAACCTCGACACCGGCCGCTTCCTCCGCAAGCGCGTCCCGGGCCTCCGCGGCtgcttcctcgtcgccgtcacgTCCGCCGCCCTTGCTCTCCGACGCGGCGCCGCCACACGGGACACGCGTCCTCAACCCCTTCACGGGGAAGATCGCCCGTTTCAGGGCGCCCATccacgcggaggaggaggtgagggaggTGGCCGTGACGACGTCGCCGCTCATGGTGTTCGTCTCGTGGTACCAAGGGAGGTCCGTGAGGTGGGTTGATCAGGACACCGAGGGCTTCCCCGATGTAATGGTCTATTTCCCCGACAATTTCATGAACCTGACGCCCTTCGCCGGCGAGGTGTACGTCACCAACCGTGGATCCATCGTATCCACCGtcctcctcaccgacgacgacgaggaagaagaagaagaaggtgagcaGCAACAAGGTGTTCGTCCGCAACCCCGCGCCGCGGACACCATCGAGATGATCCCCATCATTCCTGTGCCACCACCAGCGGTGAAGCTGTACGCCTACTTCCACCACCTCGTGGAGTCTGCCGGCGAGCTGCTGCTCGTGAGCGTGCTGTGGCGCGTGCACATGGTGCACAAGGTGGACACCGTGAACAAGGTGTTCGTCCCGGTCCGGAGCCTTGGCAACCGCTCCCTCTTCGTCAGCCAGGCCAGGAGCTTCTCCGTCGACGCCGACAAGTTCCCCACCGTGGAGGCCGGATGCGTCTACGTCGTGGAGCCGGGCCCGGCGACGTACGAGCGTTTCCACCTCGCCGACGGGAGGCTGGAGGAGGCCACACCAATGGTGAACAGGCGCCGTGCTGCTGAAGGAGAAAGCTGCGTCCTTCCTCTCACCCTGGAGCAAGTCATGGTGACCTACTGCGTCGACACGGAGAATTATTCCGAGCTCGAGATTGCGCTCGACACCGATGATGACGAAGAGTTCTTCCTGCCTGAAGCTCAAGGCCACGGATCGAACTGATCGATCCGGCCAGATGGTGATATCGATCAAAATATGGGTGAAAATCAAGAGTGCTTACGATATAATTTTCAGCTCCAACTAAGTCCTGATGATATATGATCCTCTCAAGCTAGTCTCTACATATTTCATGTCGTTTTCTTCAATTGTATTCCTTCTCTGTTCGATGAGATCGATACTGTGCGATCTCGTCTTGTTTGCTTTTGCATCCAGAAAAACATGTCATTCGCTTAATCCGtactatttaattatttttttagcttcGCTATGCCTTGGTCAAATGTTACAAAAAAGAAGTTCGTATTGGTGTTACCATGACTTTGCACTTCAATTAAATCTCGTGATCTAGCGAAGCTACATGAGCATGCAAGATGTACTCCATCTgttcctaaatataagggattttgattggatgtaatatatcctagtacaatgaatctagacaagttttctgtccaaatttattgtactaggatgtatcatatccaaccaaaatcccttatatttagggacggagtgagtagctTAATTGGATGAAGTAAGCCGCGGTCGGGCCGAAGCGCGGCTAAGCTTGCCAATGGGGCAAGATTCACCCCATATCCAATCCACTAGCCATCCCATAAAATCCAAACCAGACCAATCCATTTTCCTCACCAGTCCAAACCGAACCAACCCATTCCAATTATATGGTCTCAATCCACTTTCAAAACCATTTAAACCCACTTCAAATCCACTTCGTCGATCCTTCAGTAACCATGTCgtactcgccggcggcgacgcggcttGGCAGAGCAGGTGCTGCATGGTTGTAGCTGTagcgtcgtggcggcggcggaggacaggACGCCAGCGCCGTTCTCAGCTGTTATCTTGTCAGCGTAGGCGCAGGCGCAGCGTGAGGCCAGCCAGCTTGCCACGGCAGCAGCGGCCATCTCCCTCATGCAGGTGATCtacaaatacatatattttttttttagataatggattaaaccggcctctacatcatctacatatacatatacatacatacatacatatatatatatatatatatatatatatatatatatatatatatatatatatatatatatatatatatatatatatatatatattcttctcACTGTAACTCATGGTAGGTATTATGATGATCTCGAATCCTTACGGCTGTGTTCGCATATGCCGGTTCCCATCCCAAATAgtccgcacggaaaacagagcggtccattagcacgtgattaattaaatatttgctaaatttttttcgaaaatggatcactatgattttttaaagcaactttcatatagaaactttttacaaaaaaaagcatcatttaacagtttgaaaagcgtgcgcgcggaaaacgaagcAAGGGAGTTGGGAACTTGGAGTTCCGAACATACCTGTAGTAGTGTTTGTTTTCGTATTTATCTCGCAGAACTCATGTTCAACACTTTTGTTGTGGCGGCTTATTAtctaatccctccgtcccaaaaaaaccaacatatcccctcctaggttggtttttgtgtgatggagggagtactccgtaGGTCGCTGTCGACAATTCAAAGACTAGTCAAGTAACTAGCCGTGATTGGTGATCTGTCACAGCAGGTTGACACTCAGGACTTCGGCAGCTTAATTGGATCTCGTACAAGTGGACAAATTGTTgctggatttttatttttgtctctGACTCTCTGACCATGAGGATATGTACTCTGGTCCACTGAGGAATAGATATCCCCTTATTTTTCATACCATCTAAatacttataaattttaatatatgatatatcaatctataaaatatgtacctTCAAATTTGATCAtcataaattatagaaaaacaaaaagtaATTAAACTCTAACTCACATATATTTGCTAATAGTTATTTTCTTAATACTGTAAAAGTCATATTTAAATTTGCATATTTTGTGAAGtggcatataaaatattaatctatcttgctattttatttttaaacttttaataacaaatatatataagagTTTCCTTCCTGATAGATTATAAGAGTTTCCCGTTTCATGATCACACTCTCTTAGCTCTTAGTCCGTCTAAAActctaaatatatatttcttccgTCCGAAAATATAAGAAATCTATAATTGAAAGTGACATTTCGTCAAGCTCAAGCTCAGGTCGAAGGCCTTCTTCTCCCGCGAGAACACTATCCTCCCTCCGGGCCCATGGCCACTCCCGGTCATCGGCAGCATGGACTGACTGCTCGGCTCGCTGCCGCACCACGCCCTGCCTGCGCCGTCGAGCTGCTCAGCCCAAGGCGCGCCCGCTCCTTCCGCCGCGTCcgcgaggccgaggcggcgaggctcgtgcgcgccgtcgccgcgtcgtcCCCGGCGTGGCCGCTCGTgaacgtcgtcggcggcgagcatgTCGCGGCCATGATGACCGCCGTCGGCGGCCGGTGCCCGCGGCAGGAGGAGTACCTGGAGGAGCTAGGCAAGGTGgcgaagctcgccgccggcttcaACCTGGTCGACCTGTTCCCGGAGTCGCGGCTCGTGCGGGCAGCGCAAGCGGCCCACGAGAAGATCCACAGCATCATGGATGCCATGGTCCAGGACCATCTGAAGGCGATGGGAGGAGCGCAGAGAGGAAGTCGCAGAtggcgtcgtcgacgacggcgacggcgacggcgccgagaGGGATGAAGAGCTCCTTGGCATCCTACTGAGGTTTCAGAGGGATGGTGGGTTAGGGATCACTCTCACAAACGGAAACCATCAGCGCGACAGTgtttgtaattaattaagcatgttACCATCTTACTCTAGCTCATTTGTCAATGTCACCCGCGAAAGGTTTGTCTCACTCTTTTTGTATTTTGCGGGAAGGTCCTTTTTTTCATGCTagttaaatagttataaaaaggGGCAATTGCGTTCGTGCCCCTACTTTCAATTGCAATTGTGATTTTGCCCTTATTTTTTAGGGTTTACGATTTTACccctgttttttaaaaaagaaatcgcCATTTGCCCCTGGAATGGATGGCAGTTATATGGGTCCCACAATGGTGAGTTAAAGAattgaaaatgaaaagaaaaaaaaatgatttttgatatATTAGATTACTGCTTTACCCTTGGAGGCATGAACTAACCTAAAGCTCCACCATTCCCTATCCATTCCCCATTTCCCAATCCTAAGAGGAGAAATgacaggcggcagcggcggaggctcTGGCAAGCCAGTGCGGCGAGGCAaactcgcggcggcggggcaagTCCTCGTGGCAAGCCGGTGGCGGTGGGAGCAGGAGAGCAGCTAGCTACAACCTGCAGGGCGAAGAGGCGGTTGGGTAAGCGGGCAAGGTGAGGCGAGCAGGCGGGCACGCCGGAGCAGCCAGTTGCAAGGCGAGCAGGTAGCACCGGCAGCGGCGTGGCTCCACGAGGGAAATAGGAGGCGGCGACTTCTTTGAGCTTGCATAGTGAGGCAGGACTGTAGGAGGCACCGGCGGCTCCGCATGGCGAGCCGATGAAGGCAAGCAGACCAGCACTGTTAGTGCTCAACAACAAATTTGGAATGCTTGTTTAGCTAATTAGCTTCTTGATGAAAGCATTAATTCCAAATGCTGCTTTTACTTTGTGGTATTTTGTGATGCTTCTTTTGCATGAATACTTGTGCCATTTTGTCTTTGTCATATTATCAAGGTTGCTACAAGTTCGTCAAATATCAGTACAAAACGGGGGCAAATTTCATGTCAAACTCCATCTTATCCAAATAGGGGCAAATACACATTCCAATATAGAGAAGTAGGGCAAATATGCAATAACAAACAAGGGTATATATGTCATTTCATCACTGATTTAACACCGTTAAACTGACCATCCAACCAAGGGTAACATGTTGCTTCGTTTTCAAAAAACAGGGGTAAAAtcgcaaaccctaaaaagtgagGGCAAAATCACAATTGCAGTTGAAAGTAGGGGCACGAATGCAATTGTCCCTTATAAAAAAAGCAAAGATAGATTGAT
Proteins encoded in this window:
- the LOC127760052 gene encoding ent-isokaurene C2/C3-hydroxylase-like, whose protein sequence is MATPGHRQHGLTARLAAAPRPACAVELLSPRRARSFRRVREAEAARLVRAVAASSPAWPLVNVVGGEHVAAMMTAVGGRCPRQEEYLEELGKVAKLAAGFNLVDLFPESRLVRAAQAAHEKIHSIMDAMVQDHLKAMGGAQRGSRRWRRRRRRRRRRREG